In Leptodactylus fuscus isolate aLepFus1 chromosome 2, aLepFus1.hap2, whole genome shotgun sequence, one genomic interval encodes:
- the LOC142193552 gene encoding cystatin-B-like, whose product MVGGLSEEEPADQKLQDLCDSVKADFLALSGKNTGTFVAVSSRSQVVAGMNYFVKIQVGVEEEEEYCILRIYKPLPHTGKKPSLVNYECGKTRTDTIEYI is encoded by the exons ATGGTGGGAGGACTGAGTGAGGAAGAGCCGGCTGATCAAAAACTACAAGACCTCTGTGACTCG GTAAAGGCTGACTTCCTGGCATTATCTGGGAAAAATACTGGAACGTTTGTGGCGGTCAGCAGCAGAAGTCAAGTTGTTGCTGGAATGAACTACTTTGTGAAG aTCCAGGTtggggtagaagaggaggaggagtactGTATTCTGAGGATATATAAACCTCTACCTCATACTGGAAAGAAACCGAGCCTGGTGAATTATGAGTGCGGGAAGACTAGGACCGACACCATTGAATATATTTAG